ATCAAGATTATATTGCTAAAAAAGGTACTGATTGTAGTAAAGTGGAAGAAGAGATGTTAGCAATACTCGATCAGCGAGGAGCTCAATATCCAGCAGAGCATAATGTTGGGCATTTGTATCATGCTAATGAGGATTTGAAAAAATTCTATCATGAGCTAGATCCAACTAATAGCTTTAATCCAGGAATAGGTAAAACATCTAAGAAGAAATATTGGCAGTAATAGTAGGGCTGATTTTATAAGCCTTAAAATTGTCATTATTAAAAAATGATATAGTAATAACGAGTCTAATAAAAATATTACCCAATGTTTAACATTGGGTATGTATCGTTTATTGGTTTAATATGGTTTTAAAGCATGTTCTTTAATTGATATAACACTTCAAGGGCTTGTTTTGGTGATAAAGCATCAGGATCAACCTGTTTGAGTGCTTCTTCAACTTCTGATGGTTCGCTTATGGTCTCAAAACTCAGTTGCGATTGGTCAACGTGACTATTCGCAGTTTGTTTTGAAATGATTTCAAGCTCTTTTAGCTTTTGTTTGGCGCGTTTTAATACTTGTTTTGGTACGCCTGCTAATCCTGCTACCGCAATACCAAAACTTTTACTAGCAGCACCTTCAGATACTTCGTGGATAAAGGCTACCGTGTTATCATGTTCTATAGCATCAAAATGAATGTTATAAACGCCTTGCATATGTTCAGGTAATTGCGTTAATTCAAAATAATGGGTAGCAAAGAGCGTCATCGCTTTTATTTGGTTTGCTAAGTTTTCAGCACATGCCCAAGCTAAGGATAGTCCGTCATAAGTTGAAGTACCGCGTCCAATTTCGTCCATTAGCACTAGACTTTGTTCAGTTGCATTATGCATAATATTAGCCGTTTCAGTCATTTCGACCATGAAAGTTGAACGGCCTGATGCTAAATCATCCGATGCACCAATTCGAGTAAATATGCGATCAACTGGTCCAATGATTGCTTGTGATGCAGGTACAAAACTACCAATATAGGTGAGTAAAACAATTAAGGCTGCTTGGCGCATATAAGTACTTTTCCCACCCATATTTGGCCCAGTAATAATTAATAACCGTCTGTCAGGCGATAATTGCAGAGAATTGGCGATGAACGGGGTTTGTAATACTTGTTCAATCACCACGTGTCGACCATCTTTTATATTAATTCCCGCTTTATTTGCAAGCGTTGGTTGTTGATAGTTTAATGTTAGCGACCGTTCAGCAAGGTTAGTGAGTACATCAAGTTCAGCGATAGCATCGGCACTCAGTTGCATATCGGCAAGCTGTGGCATAAGTAAATCAAATAATTCATCATATAACTGTTTTTCAAGTGCTAAAGCACGACCTTTTGAGGTGAGGACTTTATCTTCATACTCTTTAAGCTCTGGAATGATGTAGCGCTCAACATTTTTAAGCGTTTGGCGTCGTGTGTAGTGAATAGGCGCTAAATGGCTTTGTCCTCGACTAATTTGAATATAATAACCATGTACAGCATTAAACCCTACTTTGAGTGTGTCTATACCTAAGGTTTCACGTTCTCTTATTTCTAGTTGTTCTAGGTAATTCGTGGCACCTTCTGCAAGATTATGCAGTTCGTCCAGTTCGGCATTGTAACCACCTGCAATGACTCCACCATCACGAATTATTACCGGAGGCGCTTCAACAATTGCTCGCGTTAAAATATCTGCAATGTGATCAAATTGGTTGATTTTAGCTCGCAAACCAACTAAAGCTGGCGCACTCAGTTGGTTTAGTAATTGCTGCATTTGAGGCAGTAAGTTATATGCATCACGCAAACGGGCAAAATCACGTGGGCGAGCGGTACGTAATGCAAGCCTAGCTAAAATTCGTTCAAGATCGCCAATCAGTTTTAACAATGGTTGAATATCATCAATATGATTTTGTAACTCACTGATCGCTTGCTGTCGGTTTTGTAATAAGGTTACGTTACGAATAGGAGCATGTAACCAGCGTTTCAGCATACGGCTACCCATTGGGGTTTGGGTTTTATCTAAAATTTCAGCAACCGTATTTTGTGTACCTCCAGATAAATTTTCGGTGATTTCAAGGTTGCGTCGCGTAGCAGCATCAAGTACCACAAAATCTAAAGCTGATTGTTTGATGATTGAACGAATATGCGGTAGGGCGGTGCGCTGTGTATCTTTCACATATTGCAGTAAACAGCCTGCTGCGCTAAGTGCATAACTGCAATCTTCTACTCCAAATCCGACTAAATCATTAGTGCCAAATTGCAAATTAAGTTGCTGTTTGGCGGTTTCAAGGTCAAAATCCCAAATTGGGCGACGTCTTAATCCATTACGTTGTTCAATCAAAGCCATTGATTGAAAATCTTCAGGATAAAGTAGTTCGACCGGATTGGTGCGCTGCAATTCAGCCTGCATTGACTCGTAACTTTCCGTTTCAAAAATAAAAAATCGTCCAGAACTAATATCAAGTGTGGCATAACCATAATGCTTTTTTGATTGCCATATTGATGCTAATAAATTATCTTTACGATCTTCTAATAATAATTCATCACTGACTGTACCCGGTGTTACAATACGGACAATTTTTCGCTCTACAGGACCTTTAGTTGTCGCAGGATCGCCAATTTGTTCGCAAATTGCAACCGATTCACCAAGGGAAATTAATTTAGCTAAATAGCTTTCAACCGCATGATAAGGCACACCAGCCATAGGAATAGGTTCACCATTAGAAGCGCCACGTTTAGTTAACGAAATATCTAAAAGCTGTGAGGCACGCTTGGCATCATCATAAAACATCTCATAAAAATCCCCCATACGATAAAACAACAAAATATCGGGATTTTCAGCTTTTAACTTAAGATACTGTCGCATCATTGGAGTATGGTTGTCAAAATTGTCTTCGTTTATCATGGTGGTATTTCTTTTTATTGTTTATATCTCAATTGGTTGATTAATTTTGTTTGTTACACTAAGAATCATAAAATCTCATAAAAATGCAGAGATGCGCAATTATTAGTGTAACCAAAAGTATAACCAAACGCATTTTTTATGGCAAATGATGAAAAAAATGGATCATCTCATCAGGCTATACTAAAGATGAGACCTACTTAAAAGCCATTAACTGTTGTGAAAGAAGATTGAGGGTTATGAATAGAATGCACAAAAACTGGTAAAAAGCGTTTTATTTATCGATATTGACGAACAGACGGTAAACTAATCGAAATGATAATCGGTTGTTTTCCTCAACTACAATTAGCCGAAGCGAGGTTAAAGCTTCAAGAGTTAAAACAAATACGAGAATTAGGGGCGCTATCCTACAAGTGAGCAAGAAGAGCAAAAACAGCAGCACGCACAATTATAACAAGAACAACTGAAAGTAACCATTTTACACTTAAAACAATAATTGATTTCTACCTAACTCAGTTAATTGAAGATCATCTCACAAGTGATGGAAAACTGATTGTAGGTACACGTAAACTTAAAAGTCAAGATGAAGTCAGGCGAATGTTATATGCAGATGTTGTAAAAGATTGGGGAAATGTTGTTAAAACAGATATCACCAGACAAGATATTATTGATTTGATTATGTCAATTGTTGAATATGGTGCGAACGATCAAGCTGGTAATGTATTAAGGGAGTTAAATGCTGTTTATGAATTTATCATTAGCTTAGGTAAAATTAATAGTAGTTTTATCAATCCCGTTGTCTTGGCAAAAAATAGCCTTAACACGATAAAATTTAAATTAACATCTCAAAAAGGAAAAGCGAGAATTATCTGAATCAGAATTGAAACAATCCCTTATTTGGCTCCCTGACAACAAATTTTCTGATAAAGTCGAGTATATTTTTATGCTGACACTTTATACAGGATGTCGTACAGTTGAATGGTGTGATACGAATTGGAACTATATTGATTTTTATAAAAAATCTTTCATATCAAGTTAACTAAGACCGAAACTGAGTAGTATGTTCAATTATCAAACTATGTCATTAGTTTACTGAAAGAGATAAAATCAACCAGTACAAAAGAATATTTGTTTATTTCACCACTGATTTGTAAACCGTTATCACAAAAAAACTGACCGAATATACATTGTGTTTACGGCGTGATAATGAAATATTGAATATTGCTCACAGGACTCCACATGATCTACGTCGAAGTGTACTAACTGGATTATTAAATTTATAATGCCCTAGTGACATTGCAGAGGCTTTGTTAGGGCATTCACATAAAGGAATTGATGGAACTTATGATCTGCATAGTTATTATAATGAATGCAATGCCGAGAATAGTTAAAGAAATGGGAGAGATTATTTGAATTGCTTAAGTTCTTTTTCTTTTTAATTTAAATAAATTATTTTTTATAATTTTGATGAGGTATTGTGTGAAACAAAAATTTTATATTGATGAAAGTGGCAATACTGGTGACTTAGTTGTATCAGAAAAAAATAATAACTTCAGTAATCAAAAATATTTTACGTTAGCTTGTGTTAGTTTGCAGGATTCACACATAAAATACCTTGAGGAATACATAGAAAAATTAAAATTAAAATACAAAATACAAGCACCAGAATTAAAATTTTCAAAGATTAATGGCTTATTGGGGAAAAAAATTGGTTTTGTTTACGAACTGTTCAAACAAATCCATAAGGAGAGCACTTTTATTATAGAACTTGTTGATAAAAAATATCTTATATGTGCTAATATTGTAATCTGCCTTGTAAATCCACCATATTTTCAAAGGGATGCAGAACAAAGTGAAATTCTTCATAAGGTGCTATGTCAATGGGTTTATGACAACATAACACTTGAATTTTTAATTAAGTTTACTAATATTGCTCGAAATCCAAGTGAAGCCGGTTTAAAAGAACTATTTGAGGAGTTACTTATTTTAGCAAAAAATGTGAGTGATCCGCTCTCAGAATATATTGTTGAATCTGTAACTGAAACTATTGATATTTTTGGTGAATTTAAAGAAGATAAAAGTTTGGATAGAGAAGCATATACATATTTCCTCCCGCTTCCTGATATGAGTAAAAAAGGGCAATTAATTGGCATACTTCCGTACATAAGTAGTTTTTGTAATATTCATGCTCGAATAAATAATTTATTTCATCGGAATTTATCAGAGGTTGAATTTATTCATGATGATCAATCATATTTTGATAATATAGTAAAATATTACCATGATAATGCAGCAGATAATACTATTGGGGAGAGCCAAAAGTTTGGCTATTCCGATTTTGTTTTCACTAATATATCTAGTTTAAAGTTTCAAAATGATAAAGCCACAATTGGATTGCAGGTAGCAGATGTTGTAGCTGGATTTATAAATAAAGCTATTCCTCTTCTTCTTGGACGTAAAAATGATTTAGATGAGAATGAACATACCATTATGATTCGCATAATAGCCCATCTATATTCTCAAAAAAGTATTAACTTTGTTTTACCTCCGAAACATAATGATTCTTTGTTTAAAATCTTTGATCGTATTTTATTCATGAACGAAAAAAGTAGTTTCTTTGAATAAACATAAAGGGCTATATTAGCCCTTTATTAATTAAAAACTATAACGAACCCTAATCATTAAATCCGTTGTACTCAGTTTTAATTCTGATTTTGCACTATTATCGTCGGTTGATACATTAATCTTGCTACTGTAAGTATAACGAGCGAGGATATTAGCCGACCAATTTTCAGTTATCTTATAGTTACTGCAGATACTTGTAGCATAAACAAAATGTGTTTTATTTTTTTAATCGGCAACAACATCTTCATTATCACCAAGAGAAACAATTCCTATACGTTCATATTTTAAAAATGCCGCACCTACACCTAATGATACGTATGGAGTAAAGTTAAATTGCTAGATAATTATTGAATCAGTTTAAAACTTCAATTTTGGCAATTGTACTAAACAACTTCAATTTGAACTCTTTAAGTTACATAACCAATTGCACATAATGGTCAATCAGTTTATATAAAAATTTAGGCGTCGATGTAGATAGTTATGTTGTATAAACATCAATAAGAATCCCTCAATATGAAATCTGAAGATATGCAAGTATTTTGTAATTATTTACAGGCGGTCTTACCTTAATTTATTTTTAATCTATCTATACAATTGGACGTGAAAAGCTGAACTTTTTGAGCTTAAATTTAAGCATTAATAAATACATATATTAATAAAGTACGTAGTTTATGCATTGTAGATTGGCTATGGCGATGTAATTGAGTCAGCAGTCATTATTGTTTTAATTTTAGGTACTATTTTTTAGTTATCTATTTTGGTAGGTTGGTTGTTTTGAGTAAGTAAATGATTTTATTGCTAATCATCTTATTGCAATAATTTCTTGTTAAAACTATTTAATGAATTCGTGTCTAAATTGATCGAATGATCTTGAATAAACTGTTAAAATTTGATAGCTTACAGCAAAGATTTTTTACATTTAAAAACACAAAAAAGAAGGTAATTGTTATGACAATCAAAGTAGGTATTAATGGTTTCGGCCGTATTGGTCGTATTGTTTTCCGTGCAGCTCAAAAACGTTCAGACATCGAAATCGTTGCTATCAATGATTTATTAGATGTTGAATACATGGCTTATATGCTTAAATATGACTCAACTCACGGTCGTTTCGACGGTACTGTTGAAGTTAAAGATGGCAAATTAGTTGTTAACGGTAAAACTATCCGCGTTACTGCTGAAAGAGATCCTGCAAACTTAAAATGGAATGAAGTAGGTGTTGATGTTGTTGCTGAAGCAACTGGTCTTTTCTTAGATGATGCAACTGCTCGTAAACATATCCAAGCTGGCGCTAAGAAAGTTGTTTTAACTGGTCCTTCTAAAGATAGCACTCCTATGTTCGTAATGGGTGTTAATGATAAAGACTATGCTGGTCAAGATATCGTTTCTAACGCTTCATGTACTACTAACTGTTTAGCGCCTTTAGCTAAAGTTATCAATGATAATTTTGGTATCGTTGAAGGTTTAATGACTACCGTTCACGCAACAACAGCTACTCAAAAAACTGTTGATGGTCCATCTCACAAAGATTGGCGTGGTGGTCGTGGTGCTGCTCAAAACATTATCCCATCTTCAACTGGTGCTGCTAAAGCTGTAGGTAAAGTTATCCCTGAATTAAACGGTAAATTAACTGGTATGGCTTTCCGTGTTCCTACTCCAGACGTATCTGTAGTGGATTTAACTGCACGTTTAGCTAAACCAGCTAAATACGAAGATATCTGTAAAGCTATCAAAGCAGCTTCTGAAGGTCCAATGAAAGGCGTTCTTGGTTATACAGAAGATGCAGTTGTTTCAACTGACTTCTTAGGTGAAGTTTGTACTTCTGTATTTGATGCGAAAGCAGGTATCCAAATCAGTGATACTTTTGTGAAACTTGTTGCTTGGTATGACAACGAAGTAGGTTATTCTAACAAAGTATTAGATTTAATCGCTGTAGTTTCTAAATAATTAGAAGCAATTCTTACTTATTTCAATAAGCGGCCTTTGGGTCGCTTTTTTTATTATAAGATTGCTACTAATTTGTAAGCACAATAAAAAGCCCATTAGTTAAAATGGGCTTTTGGTTTCATACTAATAAAGAATTTAGTTAAATAACAACAACTTCAGCTGCTGCAGGTCCACGAGGGCTATCTTGGATAGCAAATTCGACTTGTTGACCTTCAGCTAATGTTTTAAATCCGTCACCGGAAATAGCTGAGAAGTGAACAAATACGTCTTTACTTCCATCGGCAGGGGTTATAAAACCGAAACCTTTACTCTCGTTAAACCATTTTACTTGGCCTGTTTTCTTATTCATTTACTAGACATCCTAACAATAATTAATAATTTGCCTTTACGGCACGAATAGACCTTCACTTAGTATTATTAATTCAACTCAAAACTAGAAATATGATTTACATTCCATAAAAAAAGTTAATCGTTTTCATAATAAAATACTACGTCATAAGTCTGTTACTATTACCGCATAAATTATAATCGAAAGCAAGATATTAATGACAATTTTTTCATCTTAGAGTGCCGTTTTATATAAATTTTTGTTTAAAATAGACTTAATTTGATATAACGCAATTAAAATATGACGAAAAAATAATATTTATTTCGAAAGTCAAAGTTAAGCCTAAAAAAAAGAGTCACTAAATATTTTTTAGCGACTCTTTTTTTAACGTTTACTTAATATAAGTTTTGTAAATTTTTTATTTAAGTCTATTTTTTGTTAGCTCTTTCGAAAGATTCGATAATTTCTTTACGAGCTGCATCTGCGTTTTCCCATCCATCAACTTTAACCCATTTACCTTTTTCGAGTGCTTTGTATTGTTCGAAAAAGTGTTTGATTTGGGATTTTAGTAATTCTGGTAAATCCTCAACATCTTTAATATGGTCATATTCTTTTGAAAGTTTAGTATGTGGTACTGCAACTAATTTAGCATCTTCACCCGCTTCGTCGGTCATTTTTAATACGCCAACTGGGCGACAACGAATAACTGAACCTGGTTGTAATGGGTATGGAGTTGGGACTAATACATCAACAGGATCACCATCAAGAGATAATGTGTTATTGATATAGCCATAGTTACAAGGATAAAACATAGCTGTTGCCATAAAGCGGTCAACAAATACTGCGCCAGTATCTTTATCTACTTCATATTTGATTGGATCTGCATTGGCAGGAATTTCAATCACAACATAAATATCATCGGGTAATTCTTTACCAGCTGGTACATTTAAAAGTCCCATTTTTGTATCCTCTATCTAGATTAATAATAGTTTAGTTCATCAGTAATGAGCGTACATTATAAAACTTATTCTGTATCGCTCAATTCTTTTAAATATTGAAAAATTTGTCTTGCTGTTTTAGGTGGCTTATTGGATTGCAACTCTTTTTTAGCTAAACGAGCTAATGTACGCAATTGTTGCCTGTCGGCATTTGGAAATAAGCCAATAATAGTTTCAGCGTCACCCGTTTCAATAAGTTCATCACGCAACTTTTCTAATTTATGAAATATTGCTACTTGTTGATTATGGCGATTTTTAAGTTTGTTTAGAGCAAGGGTTATTGGTTCGATATCGCGACTACGAAGCAACTTACCAATATATTGAATTTGTCTTCTATAACCTTCTTTTTTGATTTTTTGCGCTAATTCGATAGCATAAAGTAAATCTTCATCAAGAGGAATTTTAACAATTTCATTTTTGCTTAGATTAACTAGCTCGATTCCGAGTTTTTTAAGTTCTTCAGCATCTCTTTTGATTTCGCTCTTACTGACGTAAATGATCTCATCTTCGATTTCGTCGACAGCTAAGTTTGGTTCTTTGATTGTCTCTTGATTTTGATTCATATGATTTCTTTTGTTAACTAAAATGCAATTCTGGCTTATTATAACGTATCACTAGCAGAATTGTAGAAAATAATAAAATGAGTATAGAACAAATCAAGAAAGACGCTTTAACCCAAAAAGAAAATTTATCCGCTATTGTTGCTCATGCTATTGAGCAAGCTAAACCAAGAGTTGATTCGGTTGAAGTTTCAATTAATCAATCCACGGGTATAAGTATCAGCACTCGTATGGGTGAAACTGAAAACGTAGAATTTAATAGCGATGGTGCATTAGGTATTACTGTTTATCAAAACCAACGTAAAGGGAGTGCCTCAACGAATGATTTATCCCCGCAAGCGATAGCCCAAACCATTGATATGGCCATCAACATTATGCAATATACTTCACCCGATCCTTATTCTGGTTTAGGTGATGTGGATTTGATGGCATTTGATGCATCTGATTTAGATCTCTTTTATCCTAGTGATTTGAATGTAGATAAAGCCATAGAGCAAGCCAAACAAGCAGAAGAAGCTGCTTTAGCTTATCCCGAGATATTAAATAGTGATGGTGGTCATTTTGGAAGCCGTTATGGTATTTATATGTATGGAAATAGTTTAGGCATGTTGAATGGTTATTGTGCAAGTTCTCATTCACTATCTTGTTCAGTTATTGCAAAAAAAGATGAGCAAATGGAGCGCAATTATGCTTTCACTTCATCTCGAGACATTAACGATCTAAAATCACCATTATGGGTTGGTCAACAGGCAGCTGAAAAAACGATTGCCCATTTAGGAGCGAAACAAATTGAGACCATGCAAGTCCCCGTTCTGTTTTGTGCCGATGTAGCGGTTGGATTATTTAGGCACTTGGTTGGTGCAATTAGTGGTGGTGCAATTTATCGTAAATCTTCGTTTTTGTTAGATAGTGTGGGTAAAACAATATTCCCATCTTGGTTAACTATTTTGGAAGATCCTTTTATTTTAAAAGGAATTGGTTCTTCACCATTTGATAGTGAAGGAACAAAAACCGTTAAACGTAATATTATTGAGCAGGGCGTTTTACAAACGTATCTATTGAGTAATTACTCAGCTCGAAAATTGAGTCTGAAATCAACAGGACATGCTGGCGGTATACATAATTGGTTAGTGTCATCAAGTCAAACAGATGCAGACTTTAATGCAATGCTAACCAAATTGGATAAAGGTGTGGTTGTGACCTCTTTAATGGGGGATGGTGTTAATAATGTCACTGGAGATTATTCACGCGGAGCAACTGGTTTTTGGGTGGAAAATGGTCAAATACAGTATCCAATCAATGAATTTACTGTCGCAGGTAATCTCAAAGATATGTATCAAAATATCGTGGCGATAGGGAATGACCTTGAAACAAGAAGTAATATTCAATGCGGATCAATTTTAATTGAAAACATAAGCATAGCTGGAAGATAATAAAACATGCAAAAACAGGAAAACAAAGGGATATTACAAAAAATAGCATTATGGATGCCAGGATTAATCAGTTTATTGCATTATAGACGGGAATATTTTAATTCTGATATAAAAGCAGGTTTATCGGTTGCGGCTGTTTCGTTACCTGTGTCAATTGCATACGCTGAATTAACAGGTGTAGGTGCAATAGCTGGATTATATTCAACAATTTTACCACTTATTGTTTATGCACTTTTTGGCTCTTCCAGACAACTTATTGTTGGTCCAGATACTGCAACCTGTGCAGTAGTTGCAGCTGTTGTTTTTCCTTTGGCTGCCAATGATCCCATCTTACGTTGGCAATTAGTTATATTGTTAACCATTATGATTGGAATATGGTGTATTATTGCCGGTAAGTTACATTTAGGGGCGTTAGCTGATTTGCTCAGTCAACCGATTCTAATTGGTCTACTTAATGGGATTTCAATCACAATTATCATTGATCAGTTGGCTAAAACATTAGGTTTTTCCTATGATTTTTCATACTTAATTGAACGAGTCGTGTATTTACCTTTTAAAATATCTGAAATGCATATTTTAACCGCGTTGGTCTCGTTTTTTACTTTTCTCATATTAGTTGCTTTGAAAAAATTAAAACCTCGTTATCCAGCACCTCTTTTTGCCGTAGTTATAATGACCCTTTTTTCATGGTTATTTAATTTCGAATCACACGGTATACGTATAATTGGTCAAGTTAGTGGCGAATTTATACCTGTCAAATCATGGATTGATTTTGATAAAGCAAAAATGCGAGACTTGGTGGTTCCATCACTGAATATAGCGGTTATCTGTTTTGTTAGCATGATGATAACGGTACGTAGTTTTGCTTCTAAAAATAATTATGAAACAAACGCAGATGTAGAATTTAGAGCTTTAGGTATGGCAAATATTGTAGCAGGATTATCACAGGGGTTTGTGGTGAGTGGTACGTCATCGCGTACTGCGGTCAATGATGCTAATGGTGGTAAAACTCAGCTTGTTTCAATTATTGCTGCGATATTAATTGCTTTCGTGGTTCTATTTTTATTATCGCCTTTACAATACATTCCTACTTGTGTATTGGGTGTGATTTTAATTTACTCTTCAATTTCTCTTATTAATTTCCAAACTATATTTCGTTTTTTCAAGTTTGATCGTGATGCATTTTACTTAAGTTTAATCACGTTTATCTCGGTATTATTGATTGGCATTATCCCGGGTATGGCGCTTGCGGTTTTGCTAGGACTGTTTCTGTTTTTACGCCGTGTTTTCAGACCAAAAGATCAACTTTTAGGGATGGATGATAGTGGTCGCATTCACTCTTTAGGTAAAGAGGTTAAACCACTAAAAAGTACAATTATTTATCGATTTAATTCTCCACTGACTTATTTTAATATCGCATATTTTAAACGAAAAATTATAAGTTATATTGACGAATCAGAAGATCCAATAAACTATGTGATTGTTGATGCAATTCCCTGCTTCACTTATAAAGATGTCAGCGTTTTACTCGGTGTTGAAGAATTAGTTAAATCTTTGAAAATTAGAAATGTTATTTTGATCCTTTCTGGTAGGCGAAGAACACTTAAAAATTGGTTTAAACAGATGAATATTGAACTTGATTCAGAGTTTATTGAATTTGCTTATGATCTCTATTTTTCAGTCAGATTAGTGCAGAGTAAAGAGCATATGGACAATAGCGAAGATGATTTGAATAGCAAAGAATTTATAGACAATGATGATGAAGATGTAAATAGCAAAAATATTGATAATTAATCATTACGCGGTTTATGAGGTATTTATGAATAAAAAAATGATTAAGATCGAAATGCTCAGTACTGGTGATGAAATATTATATGGGCAAATAATTGATACTAATGCAGCTTGGTTGTCTCAATTGCTTTTTCAAGAAGGCATCTTAATGACAGCCAGACACACAGTTGGTGATGATTTAACTCAACTTATTTGCACACTTAAACAACATAGTTTGGATAATGATATCATTATTGTGAATGGTGGTTTAGGACCAACAAGTGATGATTTAAGTGCACAGGCAGCAGCATTAGCCAATCACGAATCCCTTATATTGCATCAAGAGTGGGTGTATAAAA
The sequence above is drawn from the Gilliamella apicola genome and encodes:
- a CDS encoding SulP family inorganic anion transporter; amino-acid sequence: MQKQENKGILQKIALWMPGLISLLHYRREYFNSDIKAGLSVAAVSLPVSIAYAELTGVGAIAGLYSTILPLIVYALFGSSRQLIVGPDTATCAVVAAVVFPLAANDPILRWQLVILLTIMIGIWCIIAGKLHLGALADLLSQPILIGLLNGISITIIIDQLAKTLGFSYDFSYLIERVVYLPFKISEMHILTALVSFFTFLILVALKKLKPRYPAPLFAVVIMTLFSWLFNFESHGIRIIGQVSGEFIPVKSWIDFDKAKMRDLVVPSLNIAVICFVSMMITVRSFASKNNYETNADVEFRALGMANIVAGLSQGFVVSGTSSRTAVNDANGGKTQLVSIIAAILIAFVVLFLLSPLQYIPTCVLGVILIYSSISLINFQTIFRFFKFDRDAFYLSLITFISVLLIGIIPGMALAVLLGLFLFLRRVFRPKDQLLGMDDSGRIHSLGKEVKPLKSTIIYRFNSPLTYFNIAYFKRKIISYIDESEDPINYVIVDAIPCFTYKDVSVLLGVEELVKSLKIRNVILILSGRRRTLKNWFKQMNIELDSEFIEFAYDLYFSVRLVQSKEHMDNSEDDLNSKEFIDNDDEDVNSKNIDN